In Halobacillus amylolyticus, the following proteins share a genomic window:
- the cdaA gene encoding diadenylate cyclase CdaA, protein MLDGGNDVLDYLLIAIDIALVWFVVYKLIMLIQGTKAVQLLKGIFVILGIWLLSNLTGLTTLRWLMSQAMTWGFLGIIILFQPELRRALEQLGRGSFFSRTSAEEEDKEKSIQSIIKSCNYMAKRRIGALITIERETGMGDYVETGIAVGGHLSNELLTNIFIPNTPLHDGAVILKDNEIVAAACYLPLSESPFISKELGTRHRAAMGISEVTDALTIVVSEETGAISCTKSGELHRDLNQETLESILRNELDFGSKTPASKSWNWRGKKNG, encoded by the coding sequence TTGTTGTATATAAATTAATCATGCTTATCCAAGGAACGAAGGCCGTTCAGCTGTTGAAAGGGATCTTCGTGATACTCGGTATATGGTTATTGAGTAACTTAACTGGACTGACCACACTAAGGTGGCTGATGTCACAAGCAATGACTTGGGGTTTTCTTGGTATTATTATTTTGTTTCAGCCCGAACTAAGGAGAGCTCTTGAACAACTAGGGCGCGGCAGTTTCTTTAGCCGGACGTCCGCAGAAGAGGAAGATAAGGAAAAGTCGATTCAATCGATTATTAAGTCGTGCAATTATATGGCGAAGCGGCGTATTGGTGCTTTAATTACGATTGAACGTGAAACAGGGATGGGTGATTACGTTGAAACGGGAATTGCTGTCGGCGGGCACTTGTCGAACGAACTTTTAACAAACATATTTATACCAAACACTCCGCTCCATGATGGGGCAGTGATACTTAAAGATAATGAAATTGTGGCGGCTGCCTGCTATTTACCTTTATCTGAAAGCCCGTTTATTTCAAAAGAACTAGGCACGAGACATAGGGCGGCAATGGGAATCAGTGAAGTGACGGATGCCCTTACGATTGTCGTATCAGAGGAAACCGGAGCGATTTCCTGTACAAAAAGTGGTGAGCTACACAGAGACTTGAATCAAGAAACGCTAGAAAGTATTCTGAGAAATGAGCTTGACTTTGGATCCAAAACCCCTGCCTCAAAATCATGGAACTGGAGGGGGAAAAAGAATGGATAA